The following are encoded together in the Strongyloides ratti genome assembly S_ratti_ED321, chromosome : 2 genome:
- a CDS encoding Annexin family and Annexin repeat-containing protein, giving the protein MKKEFIPKCLNSPGIHTEKSSKSCNYKYDPYSRPLPSDFFNIGHPEPPYASSFLNRNNGNVSNMHQFQPVENCSINYNYQNFVKNTKPSLSNRFSTITSYEPHHLGIYDPFNMTTPWNFNLPTIGYQIPVSSIYSQCTTMNQHQKWKTPKIESATLKNNPNFNSQYDAKMLRVATTSSKIDKETVINIMFRRTSREKHMIAVQYYNLYNETLALRFKTKIKGKLYKVLKLVMECEIQRNVKDLHKAFEKETIDNAVIIEIFCGKNKQYIIELKELFKEKYGKSIRDIIRERTDSGYQRFLIGLIKGERDQEPININLVEEDVSRLYNGGKGIHKLEDEKFFLDILYKRSFEHINLVINRYQNSIHKDIIRIIKEWFYGDLKDMLLMFFDYVNSSSYYFSKLLKNYLEDFEDHEEEIIRILLNRAEIDLETIQQEFNENNPKTLEHLLATSSIGSLRQIFLTMLGHGIDD; this is encoded by the exons atgaaaaaagagTTTATAccaaaatgtttaaatagTCCTGGAATTCATACAGAAAAAAGTTCAAAAAGctgtaattataaatatgatcCATATTCACGTCCATTGCCTtcagatttttttaatattggaCATCCAGAACCACCTTATGCTAGTTCTTTTCTTAATAGAAATAACGGTAATGTTTCAAATATGCATCAATTTCAACCTGTCGAAAATTGTTCTATAAActataattatcaaaattttgtaaagAATACAAAACCATCTTTATCTAATAGATTTTCAACAATAACATCATATGAACCTCATCATCTTGGAATTTATGATCCTTTTAATATGACAACTCCATGGAATTTTAATTTACCAACAATAGGTTATCAAATTCCAGTTTCATCGATTTATAGTCAATGTACAACAATGAATCAACATCAAAAATGGAAAACTCCAAAAATTGAATCAGCTACGTTAAAAAACAATCCTAACTTCAATTCTCAATATGATGCTAAGATGTTAAGAGTAGCAACGACTTCTTctaaaattgataaagaaacagttattaatattatgtttAGAAGAACTTCTCGTGag AAACACATGATTGCTGTTCAATATTATAATCTCTATAACGAAACATTAGCTTTAAGatttaaaactaaaattaaaggaaaactttataaagttttaaaactAGTTATGGAATGTGAGATTCAAAGAAATGTAAAAGATTTACATAAAGCTtttgaaaaagaaacaattgataatgccgtaataatagaaattttttgtGGTAAgaataaacaatatattatagaattaaaagaattattcaAAGAAAAATATGGAAAATCTATAAGAGATATAATTCGTGAAAGAACTGACAGTGGTTATCAAAGATTTTTAATTGGTTTGATAAAAGGAGAACGTGATCAAGAaccaataaatattaatcttGTTGAAGAAGATGTTTCACGGTTGTATAATGGTGGAAAAGGTATTCATAAATTAGaagatgaaaaatttttcttagaCATTCTATATAAACGTAGCTTTGAACATATAAATTTAGTTATCAATAGATATCAAAATTCTATTCATAAAGACATTATTCGAATTATCAAAGAATGGTTTTATGGagatttaaaagatatgcttttaatgttttttgatTATGTAAATTCATCGAGTTACTACTTTTcaaaattacttaaaaattatttagaagATTTCGAAGATCATGAAGAAGAAATTATTAGAATTCTTTTGAATAGAGCAGAAATTGATTTAGAAACAATTCAACAAGAATTTAATGAAAACAATCCAAAAACACTTGAACATCTACTAGCAACATCTTCAATTGGATCACTAAGGCAAATCTTTTTGACAATGCTTGGGCACGGCATTGatgattaa
- a CDS encoding Cell division control protein 6 homolog, which translates to MVKKLPFTPLHGRSEETINIYTLITESIKKKTPLSLYIGGKPGTGKTATLNQITQNLSTKKNIKTIFISCTLCQTKVALYREISLKFMNKTFSSSVALKNIEKYFGEQDDFLLLVLDEIDFLTSKSQEMLYMVFDWPAIFPGKVGVVGIANTLDLTHRLLPKLKKGVEPVTVMFQPYTKDELIEILTETLKNEFGDCGSKNIEFIARKIAAKNGDVRIAISIAKKALLDLSEESEIVSENDNNSKFKTPVLQTPKSKLNSLSVVMSTMKNIEASPLVRAHIPYQPRIILAIMLKIVSKKKNGVLNENLLFSSYQKLQGILKLPELKRSELLEALSTLESQGLINYFKNKLNLSVDVEAAQRIIADNALIAEIAKVNF; encoded by the exons atgGTTAAGAAACTTCCATTTACTCCACTTCACGGAAGAAGTGaagaaacaataaatatttatacccTTATTACtgaaagtattaaaaaaaaaactccATTATCACTTTATATTGGAGGGAAACCTGGTACTGGTAAAACAGCAACACTAAATCAAATTACACAGAATCTTTCAACTAAGAAAAAT attaaaaCTATCTTTATTAGTTGTACATTATGTCAAACAAAAGTAGCATTGTATCGTGAAATTTCATTGaaatttatgaataaaacTTTTAGCTCTTCAGTAGCTTTAAAGaacattgaaaaatattttggtgAACAAGACGATTTTCTTTTGCTTGTTTTGGACGAAATTGATTTTCTAACGTCTAAGAGTCAGGAAATGTTATATATGGTTTTTGATTGGCCAGCAATTTTTCCAGGAAAAGTTGGAGTTGTTGGTATAGCTAATACACTTGATCTCACACATCGACTTTTACCAAAGTTAAAAAAAGGTGTTGAACCGGTAACTGTAATGTTTCAACCTTACACAAAAGATGAATTGATTGAAATATTAAcagaaacattaaaaaatgaatttggGGATTGTGgttctaaaaatattgaatttaTTGCTCGTAAGATTGCGGCTAAGAATGGCGACGTTAGAATAGCAATAAGCATAGCGAAAAAGGCACTTCTTGATCTTAGTGAAGAAAGTGAAATAGTTTCAGAGAATGATAATAACTCTAAATTTAAAACCCCGGTATTACAAACTCCAAAGTCAAAACTAAATTCTTTATCAGTTGTTATGTCAACTATGAAAAACATTGAAGCTTCTCCATTAGTACGTGCACATATACCATATCAACCACGTATTATTCTTGCAATAATGCTAAAGATTGTTTCTAAGAAAAAAAACGGAGTTTTGAATGAAAATTTGCTTTTTTCTTCTTATCAAAAACTTCAAGGAATATTAAAGTTACCTGAATTAAAGCGATCTGAACTTTTGGAAGCATTGAGTACATTAGAGTCACAAggattaataaattattttaaaaataaattaaatttaagtgTCGATGTTGAAGCAGCACAAAGGATAATAGCGGATAATGCATTAATTGCTGAAATTgcaaaagttaatttttga
- a CDS encoding Cell division cycle protein 23 homolog: MNNPSKIHTSLLTLDTPYIGEKIFNDLKYLNEIFTERAMIPDLKWLSELHCNLPEEWSDDLYVGAHYQPAHVFTDAYKQAKVNFSCVLIYSQEYYRAAQVLTPYLSTKNPIVLFLHYYARFLCTEQESAENDGDPLKRTGSYISEDLLIIRKELQDILWEQNENSDICLQYLLAVVNIRLKHLEQARDGLNNIIKREPRFWPAYKVLSGIIDDLQTLKKVISPHPDKNSWMLHLFTAETCIALHQYDISADILTEMKNLGLSEVNYIDTKLAHSMYERQSHVSAVQLFDDVLKRDPHRIEEMNYYADALYVRGEKALLSKLAQSFNKTHKYNYITCMILANYYSLSGDSDKAITFLNRAYRLNPCDANIWILLGHEMMTQRNQSGALAVYRKAIEIDSKNYKTWYGLGQLHDIMKQPMNALYHYRNAYRINNSDSRILVAMGCCFTKLKYLKDAENYYIKAFILGDVEGTSLIYLAKLLIDQDRKDDAADVYRKYLDTFSSKLVADSNKHLICIKYLAEYCCNNDLIEEGKLYVDQCLEHPSTRELGLALRKKLDEGKGEPSLNQEKHETSYDILSDLKNTLCGDDMDVDADTEFSDDNDTTNDNSSE; this comes from the exons ATGAACAATCCGAGTAAAATTCATACATCACTCCTTACTTTGGATACTCCATACATTggagaaaaaatttttaatgatttaaaatatttaaatgaaatttttactGAACGTGCTATGATTCCTGATTTAAAATG gCTTTCCGAACTTCATTGCAATCTTCCAGAAGAATGGTCAGATGATTTATATGTTGGAGCTCATTATCAACCAGCTCATGTTTTTACAGATGCTTATAAACAAGCAAAAGTGAATTTTTCATGTGTTCTCATTTATTCTCAAGAATATTACAGAGCTGCTCAAGTTTTAACGCCTTATCTTTCAACTAAAAATCCTATAGttctttttttacattattatgCACGTTTTTTATGTACTGAACAGGAATCTGCTGAAAATGATGGTGATCCATTGAAGAGGACGGGTTCATATATAAGTgaagatttattaattattagaaAAGAACTTCAAGATATTTTATGGGAGCAAAATGAAAATTCAGACATTTGTTTACAGTATCTTTTGGCTGTTGTTAATATTAGATTAAAACACTTAGAACAAGCAAGAGATGgtcttaataatattattaaaagagaACCACGGTTTTGGCCTGCATACAAAGTATTATCTGGAATAATTGACGATTTACAAACattgaaaaaagttatatcaCCACATCCAGATAAAAATTCATGGATGCTTCATTTATTTACAGCTGAAACTTGTATAGCTTTGCATCAATATGACATCTCAGCTGATATTTTAAcagaaatgaaaaatttaggTTTATCAGAAGTTAATTATATTGATACAAAATTGGCACATTCAATGTATGAAAGACAATCTCATGTTTCAGCAGTACAATTATTTGATGATGTATTAAAAAGAGATCCACATAGAATTGAAGAAATGAATTATTATGCTGATGCTTTGTATGTACGAGGTGAAAAAGCTTTATTGTCAAAATTAGCACAGTCATTCAATAAAActcataaatataattatatcacTTGTATGATTCTTGctaattattattcattGAGTGGAGATTCAGATAAAgcaattacttttttaaatcgTGCATATCGGTTAAATCCATGTGATGCTAATATATGGATACTTCTTGGGCATGAAATGATGACACAAAGAAACCAAAGTGGTGCATTAGCTGTTTATAGAAAAGCAATTGAAATAGACAGTAAAAACTATAAAACTTGGTATGGATTAGGACAACTTCATGATATAATGAAACAACCAATGAACGctttatatcattatagAAATGCTTATCGAATTAATAATTCAGATTCAAGGATTCTTGTGGCAATGGGTTGttgttttacaaaattaaaatatttaaaagatgctgaaaattattacattaaGGCTTTTATTCTAGGAGATGTAGAAGGCACATCACTTATTTATCTTGcaaaacttttaattgaTCAAGATAGGAAAGATGATGCAGCTGAtgtttatagaaaatatcTTGATACATTTAGTTCAAAATTAGTTGCTGATTCTAACAAACATTTAATATGTATTAAATATCTTGCCGAATACTGTTGCAATAATGATCTTATAGAAGAAGGTAAATTATATGTTGATCAATGTCTAGAACATCCAAGCACGCGAGAACTTGGTCTTGCTTTAAGGAAAAAACTTGATGAAGGAAAAGGTGAACCTTCATTAAATCAAGAAAAACATGAAACATCTTATGATATTTTGTCTGATCTTAAAAATACTCTTTGTGGTGACGATATGGACGTTGACGCTGATACCGAATTTTCTGATGACAACGATACTACAAATGACAACAGTTCggaataa
- a CDS encoding WD40 repeat and Small-subunit processome, Utp12 domain and WD40/YVTN repeat-like-containing domain and WD40-repeat-containing domain and G-protein beta WD-40 repeat-containing protein, with product MGLTRDYLKFEPSGICNIIASHTGKIHAIDRNECAASACESLNFYSIGKRKRIDRIIRPEKQVTAVAFSHVYNYIAIGYDDGEIIMYNKNLPDYEKEKVVFHGHRTAVSCLTFSHDGLMLVSGGKDSIIVVWDIVNESGLFKLNGHKNAITDIKFTMNGENIISSSKDATVKFWNIDSKSCFYTIADSNTEVYSIALVKEDRLLIVGSASVELKVFELKWNCSEEENNEISGMPSAKSQKLSSLAGSDLIPEENSQYNTFVTCKKRGLLVRQAKKMALEIVVTRDEKLMMVVGNDQIVDVYRIFSDNEAEKRFYKKVKKAKRKAQDEGDGNDELTIADSVSKDITVFITRIGEIRGFSSIKSLSICNRFIKVKKDEDAKDDICYRVFTLQKNNAIVAFDCIFDEKGNTFKSEAVADLNKLGHRNDIRALAINAKNEYMVTGDSDVGYYWNLNNLTTQLVFEHENMKDILGALFVYSDQYIIFTTKSGSIFIFHVATGEHIEFKEKCHETAIYGIVGQPNGHGFITTSADKKVKFWNFKIIEEFGSKRLTFDMTRELELTDEVVGLLDNTARIYFCDTLKFFASLYGHSLPITCVDISPDNKLVITGSVDKSVKIWGIDFGDCHKSIFAHDDVVTCVKFSTKLDERLFWSAGKDGKIKQWDADKFNRVQILNGHLGAVRCLGQANDSNFIVTAGADKSIRVWDLTDEIIVLSEQDQLEREKELESKLIEEEDIVPGDLRDNEAELANKKTIDTIKSYEDIVDALLIARDERYKRKDDTKYVPHPLIKSYASKSEDHFIIDAISKIKTAHLERALLMVNYDFIKDILIACNCCIKDNYKLELCIVITNLTNKIHHNFLRNAPEAKKLLRDIYENGEKHLSTLINTIEFNIAALSLWKAEVDSLTGNNIL from the exons atgggGCTAACAAGGGATTATCTTAAATTTGAACCATCTGgaatttgtaatattatagCATCTCATACTGGAAAAATTCACGCTATTGACAGAAATGAATGTGCTGCTTCAGCCTGCgaatctttaaatttttatagtatagGAAAGCGAAAAAGAATTGATAGAATTATTAGACCAGAAAAACAAGTTACAGCTGTAGCATTTTCACatgtttataattatatagcTATAGGATATGATGATGGCGAAATAATAATGTACAACAAAAATTTACCTGattatgaaaaagaaaaagttgtttttcaTGGACATCGAACAGCAGTTAGTTGTTTGACATTTTCACATGATGGCCTTATGTTAGTTTCTGGTGGTaaa gaTTCTATTATTGTAGTTTGGGATATTGTAAACGAATCTGGATTATTTAAACTTAATGGACATAAGAATGCAATAACagatattaaatttacaatGAATGGTGAGAATATCATATCTTCATCAAAGGATGCTACAGTTAAATTTTGGAACATTGATTCTAAAAGCTGTTTTTATACTATTGCTGATTCAAATACTGAAGTATATTCTATAGCTCTGGTAAAGGAAGACAGACTTCTTATTGTTGGTTCTGCATCAGTtgaattaaaagtttttgaattaaaatgGAATTGTAGTGAGGAAGAAAATAACGAAATTTCTGGAATGCCTTCAGCAAAGAGTCAGAAACTCTCTTCACTTGCTGGTAGTGATCTTATTCCAGAAGAAAATTCACAATATAATACCTTTGTTACCTGTAAAAAAAGAGGTTTATTAGTAAGACAGGCAAAGAAAATGGCTCTTGAAATTGTTGTTACAAgagatgaaaaattaatgatgGTTGTTGGAAATGATCAAATTGTTGATGTATATAGAATATTCTCTGACAATGAAGcagaaaaaagattttataaaaaggtaaaaaaagCCAAAAGAAAAGCTCAGGACGAAGGTGATGGTAACGATGAATTAACAATTGCGGATAGTGTTTCAAAAGACATAACAGTATTTATTACTAGAATAGGAGAAATTAGGGGATTTTCAAGTATAAAATCATTATCAATTTGTAATAGATTTATCAAAGtaaaaaaagatgaagaTGCAAAGGATGATATTTGTTATAGAGTTTTTactttacaaaaaaataatgccATAGTAGCTTTCGATTGTATTTTTGATGAGAAAggaaatacttttaaaagcGAAGCAGTCGCTGATTTGAATAAACTGGGACATCGTAATGATATTCGTGCTTTAGCTATTAATGCAAAGAATGAATACATGGTTACTGGAGATTCTGATGTAGGTTATTATTggaatttaaataatttgacAACACAACTTGTTTTTGAACATGAAAACATGAAAGATATACTTGGAGCACTTTTTGTATACAGTGatcaatatataatttttacaacaaaATCTGGAAGCATTTTTATCTTTCACGTAGCTACTGGGGAACATATagaatttaaagaaaaatgtcATGAAACTGCTATATATGGGATTGTAGGACAACCAAATGGACATGGCTTTATAACAACATCTGctgataaaaaagtaaaattttggaattttaaaattattgaagaATTTGGATCAAAACGTCTTACATTTGATATGACTAGAGAACTTGAATTGACCGATGAAG TTGTTGGTCTATTAGACAATACAGCTAGAATTTATTTCTGTGacacattaaaattttttgccTCATTATATGGTCATTCTCTTCCAATTACTTGTGTTGATATATCTCCAGACAACAAGCTTGTTATCACTGGATCTGTTGATAAGAGTGTTAAAATTTGGGGTATTGATTTTGGAGATTGtcataaaagtatttttgcTCATGATGATGTTGTTACATGCGTAAAATTTTCTACTAAATTAGATGAAAGACTTTTTTGGAGTGCAGGTAAAGACGGTAAAATCAAGCAATGGGACGCTGATAAATTTAATCGTGTTCAAATATTGAACGGGCATTTAGGAGCTGTTAGATGTTTGGGTCAAGCTAATGATAGCAATTTTATAGTTACAGCTGGTGCTGACAAAAGCATTAGAGTTTGGGATTTAACAGAtgaaataattgttttatctGAACAAGATCAATTAGAACGCGAAAAAGAATTGGAGTCAAAGCTTATTGAAGAAGAAGATATTGTACCGGGCGATTTAAGAGATAATGAAGCTGAATTGGCTAATAAAAAGACAATTGatacaataaaaagttaCGAGGATATAGTTGATGCACTTTTGATTGCAAGAGATGAAAGATACAAACGTAAGGATGATACTAAATATGTACCACAtcctttaataaaaagttatgcTTCTAAATCAGAGgatcattttataattgatGCAATTTCAAAGATTAAAACAGCACATCTAGAGCGTGCTCTTCTTATGGTAAAttatgattttataaaagatattctTATTGCCTGTAATTGTTGTATTAAAGACAACTACAAACTGGAACTTTGTATTGTTATTACAAACCTTACCAATAAAATTcatcataattttttgagAAATGCTCCAGAAgctaaaaaacttttaagaGATATATACGAAAATGGTGAGAAACATTTATCTACACTTATAAATACAATTGAGTTCAACATTGCTGCATTATCGTTGTGGAAAGCTGAAGTTGACAGTTTAACaggaaataatattttataa
- a CDS encoding LEM domain and LEM/LEM-like domain-containing protein — protein MDFATLTAATVSELSNKELIEACKHFNISCGAVNRTSRNLFEKKLVAALSSNTDHPSHTVEEVEEIFEENPTTPLFANESGTIRNSFISESANVYNDTPYPTVRTSRVTKRITTNISPKSCLDEGYKYGEEENYDGEESVRILTKAERDERRARLLSGNMHREYPVVREEKKPFWYTLLKIVCFALFVLFAYFFYKEHMQRLQDESNDDL, from the exons ATGGACTTTGCTACTCTTACAGCGGCTACTGTTTCTGAATTGTCAAACAAAGAATTAATTGAGGCGTGTAAACACTTTAATATATCTTGTGGTGCTGTTAACAGAACTTcaagaaatttatttgaaaaaaagttGGTTGCCGCTCTGTCATCAAACACAGATCATCCTAGCCACACTGTTGAAGAAGTTGAAGAAATATTCGAGGAGAATCCTACTACACCTTTGTTTGCCAATGAATCAGGGACCATTAGAAATTCATTTATTTCTGAGAGTGCTAATGTATATAATGATACACCTTATCCAACTGTTCGTACT AGCAGAGTTACCAAAAGAATAACCACTAATATATCACCTAAATCTTGTCTAGATGAAGGTTACAAATATGGTGAGGAAGAAAACTATGATGGTGAAGAATCTGTTAGAATTTTAACTAAAGCTGAGCGTGATGAACGTCGGGCTAGATTATTGTCTGGAAATATGCATCGTGAATATCCTGTGGTTCGAGAGGAAAAGAAACCCTTCTGGTATACATTATTAAAGATTGTCTGTTTTGCACTTTTTGTGCTTTTTGCTTATTTTTTCTACAAGGAGCACATGCAGAGATTACAAGATGAAAGTAATGATGACCTGTAA
- a CDS encoding Chromatin assembly factor 1 subunit B has product MNCDIMDYYMPEIYWHDKKPITSVDILQAGFNHSSDHPIYRLATASMESQVRLWNFRFDNDLSSDSKSSLAVEFIADLAGHNAGVNIVRFSGDGEYIASGDTAGYLFLWKLSTAPVQQNPIGKSDDDLPPNKENWVLFKRPFCMNDDITYLAWSKCSRYLAVSSKASESFCNGISWDPRGNFIATLSTDRKLDIIQLKNGYKVKSISAVQFPPSNSELFSIDSKCRESLVQGRPLIFIPNNRPTIRVSFSPHFYELRKDCKINYSGLPYRLIFAIMDKDSVKFYDSQSDIPFAYVDQIHYDFLYDLSWSPNGEIVVISSNEGFNSFIKFKKGTLGEVLKETPEFVSNPELFIAKVSQKKKKDNDDKKKQEVRTPKGKTSKVKKGKLSDIGVEDGNRTQNNDFKNVKECVPPPSQTLLKFFQRSKMVEKKPIGSEETKVDCTNQDVPIILLAD; this is encoded by the exons aTGAATTGTGATATAATGGATTATTACATGCCTGAAATATATTGGCATGATAAGAAACCTATAACATCAGTTGATATACTACAAGCGGGTTTTAATCATTCATCAGATCACCCTATATATCGCTTAGCTACTGCTTCAATGGAAAGCCAAGTTCGGTTGTGGAATTTTCGTTTTGATAATGATTTATCATCAGATAGTAAATCTAGTCTTGCTGTTGAATTTATTGCCGATCTTGCTGGACATAACGCTGGTGTAAATATTGTGAGGTTTAGTGGTGATG gTGAATATATTGCTTCTGGAGATACTGCTggatatttatttctatgGAAACTTTCAACAGCTCCAGTACAACAAAATCCTATAGGTAAAAGTGATGATGATTTACCACCAAACAAAGAAAACTGGGTTTTATTCAAGCGACCTTTTTGTATGAATGACGATATAACATATCTTGCTTGGTCTAAGTGTTCTAGGTATTTAGCTGTTTCTTCTAAAGCATCCGA ATCATTTTGTAATGGTATTTCTTGGGATCCGAGAGGAAATTTTATAGCAACACTTTCTACTGATAGGAAGTTAGATATTATTCAACTTAAAAATGGTTATAAGGTGAAATCAATATCTGCTGTACAATTTCCTCCATCAAATTCTGAGTTATTTTCTATTGATTCGAAAtg tagaGAAAGTTTAGTTCAAGGGCGTCCTCTTATATTTATACCTAATAATAGGCCCACTATTAGGGTATCGTTTTCACCTCATTTTTATGAATTAAGAAAAgattgtaaaattaattattctgGACTGCCTTACAGGTTAATATTTGCTATAATGGATAAAGATTCAGTTAAGTTCTATGATTCACAAAGTGATATTCCATTTGCATATGTCGATCAAATACATTACGATTTTTTGTATGATCTTTCATGGTCACCAAATGGTGAAATTGTTGTCATTTCTTCAAATGAAGGgtttaatagttttattaaatttaaaaaaggaaCACTTGGTGAAGTATTAAAAGAGACACCTGAATTTGTATCAAATCCTGAGTTATTTATTGCCAAAGTTAgtcaaaaaaagaaaaaagacaatgatgataaaaaaaaacaggaAGTCAGAACACCAAAAGGGAAGACTTCTAAAGTCAAAAAGGGTAAATTAAGTGATATTGGTGTTGAAGATGGTAATAGGACGCAAAACAATGATTTCAAGAATGTCAAAGAATGTGTACCTCCTCCTAGCCAGacacttttaaaattttttcaacgAAGTAAGATGGTTGAGAAGAAACCCATTGGTTCTGAGGAAACAAAAGTTGATTGTACTAACCAGGATGTACCTATTATTTTACTAGCCGATTAA